One Blastocatellia bacterium DNA window includes the following coding sequences:
- a CDS encoding CPBP family intramembrane metalloprotease, with product MQLKKILIEKYQIFIAISLAFIFVIIGSVLAYYNGLRDLALITTVITFTTLITGYTLLSVEIVRQRIGKFFVNNTYTLWLVIILFCLVYFIYALGNQAFSLKATGKLVLFLSFPTVVIFLANGKRNNKWVFLYYLVAILLIWLPFDFRLLSGIWTGKVVYAFNVLVAFNLAIILFAIYSQIKDVGYDLIINKSIIYHALVNFAIFAIIAIPLGLGIKFLEFAPRNQGFIPVFLTALGIFLFTALPEELLFRGLMQNILGKWLSNDNYALVIASVVFGLAHLNNASYPQNIKYCLLATIAGIFYGRVYLATRSILAGAITHALIDVV from the coding sequence ATGCAACTAAAAAAAATACTTATAGAAAAATACCAGATTTTTATAGCCATTTCTTTAGCTTTTATCTTTGTTATTATAGGCAGTGTCTTAGCTTATTATAATGGTCTAAGAGATTTAGCTTTAATAACAACTGTTATTACTTTTACAACCTTAATCACTGGTTATACTCTGCTTTCTGTTGAAATAGTTAGGCAGAGAATAGGAAAATTCTTTGTTAATAATACCTATACTTTATGGTTAGTAATAATTTTATTTTGCTTAGTGTATTTTATTTATGCTTTAGGTAATCAAGCATTTAGCTTAAAAGCTACTGGTAAACTAGTTTTATTTTTAAGTTTTCCAACAGTAGTTATTTTTTTAGCTAATGGAAAAAGAAATAATAAATGGGTTTTCCTATATTACTTAGTTGCTATTTTATTAATTTGGCTTCCTTTTGATTTTCGCCTACTTAGTGGAATTTGGACTGGAAAAGTTGTCTATGCTTTTAATGTGCTAGTTGCTTTTAATTTAGCGATAATTTTATTTGCTATTTACTCTCAAATTAAAGATGTTGGTTATGATTTAATAATTAATAAATCTATTATTTACCATGCTTTAGTAAATTTTGCTATTTTTGCCATAATTGCTATCCCTCTAGGTTTAGGCATTAAGTTTCTTGAATTTGCTCCACGTAACCAAGGATTTATTCCAGTATTTTTAACTGCACTAGGGATTTTTCTTTTTACTGCGCTACCAGAAGAATTATTATTTCGTGGACTTATGCAAAATATATTAGGTAAATGGCTAAGTAATGATAATTATGCTTTAGTTATTGCTTCTGTTGTTTTTGGTTTGGCCCATCTTAATAATGCTTCTTATCCACAAAATATTAAGTATTGTTTGTTAGCAACTATAGCAGGGATATTTTATGGTCGTGTTTATTTAGCAACTAGGTCTATTTTAGCTGGGGCCATCACACACGCTTTGATTGATGTAGTTTAA
- the cphA gene encoding cyanophycin synthetase, translated as MKVISTQVFRGPNIYSLKPVIKLLIDIEELEERPSSKIDKFTDRLIEWIPSLYDHRCSEGVPGGFILRLREGTWMGHIIEHISLELQCLVGTPVGYGKCRSAGQPGLYNVIYSYVEEKVGLRAGKMAIRLVEHLVYGNEFDFKEEMSSLIRTLEKTAYGPSTQAMIDKAKERNIPVLRLNDRNLVQLGHGVYQKRIEATVTSMTNLISVDIASDKELTKKLLDDVGIPVPKGEVVDNIADALEAAKDIGYPVVVKPLDGNHGKGVAIGIKTDEDLTKAIEMAQTYSEDVIIERYVKGRDHRILVVNNELIAVAERVPAHVVGDGQHTIKELVDITNQDPRRGEGHEKPLTKIFINAESERLITEQGFTLESVPEKGKVVYLKYTANISTGGTAIDRTDDIHFSNIEMAKRAARVIGLDVAGIDFITDDITKPVEETKGAICEVNAGPGFRMHVHPTEGRPRDVATPVLNMLFPPNTPSRIPIVSVTGTNGKTTTVRMIAHILKMAGKKVGLTTTDGLYIDGKKILTGDLTGPWSAQMVLRDPTVDFAVLETARGGILRSGLGFDQCQIGIITNIAEDHLGLRGIETVEELAFVKALVIEVVERDGYSILNAENEHCIKLAERAGGKLAYFSLNPDNEVLQQHRNAGGTVITLIDNVIKIFQGSYEIPVINIHSIPATFNGRAMMNVANSMTAILAAYLSGVKIDDIRAGLKTFNTNFYLAPGRLNLEQVGDFHVLLDYAHNTAAYEALANFVSQLNTSCKIGVVAAPGDRREIDLQNMGSQAGKIFSRLIIKEDDDSRGREAGKTAEVLRQAAIDSGMPPENIQIILKETEAVDQALKNAVRDDLIVITCDNIKRCFEQVVNFRDNLRKGI; from the coding sequence ATGAAAGTTATCAGCACTCAAGTTTTTCGTGGGCCAAATATTTATAGCCTAAAACCTGTAATTAAACTACTTATAGACATTGAAGAACTAGAAGAACGCCCTTCTAGCAAAATTGATAAATTTACAGATCGTCTAATAGAATGGATTCCATCCCTTTATGACCATCGCTGCTCAGAAGGTGTTCCTGGTGGCTTTATTCTTAGACTTCGTGAAGGTACATGGATGGGTCATATTATTGAGCATATTTCCTTAGAGCTTCAATGTCTAGTAGGAACTCCTGTAGGCTATGGAAAATGTCGTTCCGCTGGTCAACCTGGCCTTTACAATGTGATTTATTCTTATGTAGAAGAAAAAGTTGGGCTTCGTGCTGGTAAAATGGCAATCCGACTAGTTGAACACCTAGTTTATGGCAATGAATTTGATTTTAAGGAAGAAATGTCTTCCCTTATACGAACGCTTGAGAAAACTGCTTATGGGCCATCTACCCAAGCAATGATTGACAAAGCAAAAGAACGTAATATTCCTGTCTTAAGACTTAATGATAGAAATTTAGTCCAACTAGGTCATGGTGTTTATCAAAAGCGTATCGAGGCTACTGTTACATCAATGACTAATTTAATTTCTGTAGACATTGCAAGTGACAAAGAGTTAACTAAAAAACTTTTAGATGATGTTGGAATACCTGTTCCAAAAGGTGAAGTTGTTGATAACATTGCAGACGCTTTAGAAGCAGCAAAAGACATTGGTTATCCTGTTGTAGTTAAGCCCTTGGACGGTAATCATGGAAAAGGTGTAGCTATTGGCATAAAAACTGACGAAGATTTAACTAAGGCTATTGAAATGGCTCAAACTTATTCTGAAGATGTAATAATTGAGCGATATGTTAAGGGACGTGACCATAGAATTTTAGTTGTCAATAATGAGCTAATTGCTGTTGCTGAACGTGTTCCAGCACATGTTGTTGGAGATGGACAACATACAATTAAAGAGCTAGTAGATATAACTAATCAAGATCCTAGACGCGGTGAAGGACATGAAAAACCTTTAACCAAAATTTTTATTAACGCTGAATCCGAACGTTTAATTACTGAACAAGGATTTACTTTAGAATCTGTTCCAGAAAAAGGAAAAGTTGTTTACCTAAAATATACAGCCAACATTAGCACAGGCGGCACGGCTATTGACCGAACGGACGATATACATTTTTCTAATATAGAAATGGCTAAACGCGCCGCTAGGGTTATTGGGCTAGATGTTGCAGGTATTGACTTTATTACTGATGATATTACTAAACCTGTAGAAGAAACTAAAGGAGCAATTTGCGAGGTAAATGCAGGGCCTGGTTTTCGTATGCACGTACACCCAACCGAAGGCCGACCCCGTGATGTTGCAACTCCTGTCTTAAATATGCTTTTTCCTCCTAATACTCCTAGTCGTATTCCTATAGTTTCTGTTACAGGAACTAATGGGAAAACTACTACAGTTAGAATGATAGCTCATATATTAAAAATGGCTGGAAAAAAAGTAGGTCTAACCACTACTGATGGGCTTTATATTGATGGGAAAAAGATTTTAACAGGCGATTTGACTGGGCCTTGGTCGGCTCAAATGGTGCTACGTGATCCAACTGTAGATTTTGCAGTGTTAGAAACGGCTCGCGGTGGAATCCTTCGTTCAGGACTAGGTTTTGACCAATGCCAAATTGGTATTATCACTAATATTGCTGAAGATCATTTAGGGCTTCGAGGAATTGAAACTGTTGAAGAACTAGCATTTGTTAAAGCTTTAGTTATAGAAGTGGTTGAGCGTGATGGCTATTCAATTCTAAATGCTGAAAATGAACATTGCATAAAACTAGCGGAAAGAGCCGGAGGTAAATTAGCTTATTTTTCTCTCAACCCTGATAATGAAGTGCTGCAACAACATCGAAATGCAGGCGGCACAGTAATTACATTAATTGATAATGTAATTAAGATCTTCCAAGGCTCTTATGAAATACCTGTCATCAATATCCATTCAATTCCTGCTACATTTAATGGTCGGGCAATGATGAATGTAGCTAATTCAATGACTGCAATTTTAGCAGCGTATCTTTCCGGTGTAAAAATAGATGATATTAGAGCAGGGTTAAAAACTTTTAATACTAATTTCTATCTTGCACCGGGCCGCTTGAACCTTGAACAAGTTGGGGATTTCCATGTTTTATTAGACTATGCTCATAACACTGCTGCTTATGAAGCATTGGCTAATTTTGTAAGTCAGCTTAATACTAGCTGTAAAATTGGCGTGGTTGCTGCACCTGGGGATCGCCGCGAAATAGACTTACAAAATATGGGAAGTCAGGCAGGAAAAATCTTTTCCCGTCTAATTATTAAAGAGGATGATGATAGTCGTGGACGTGAGGCAGGAAAAACGGCTGAGGTACTCCGCCAAGCTGCAATTGATAGTGGAATGCCACCAGAAAATATTCAAATAATCCTAAAAGAAACTGAAGCGGTTGACCAAGCTCTTAAAAATGCAGTTCGAGATGATTTGATAGTCATAACTTGTGACAATATTAAACGCTGTTTTGAACAAGTAGTCAATTTCCGTGATAATCTGCGTAAGGGAATATAA
- a CDS encoding type 1 glutamine amidotransferase — MAKKQLDEISVLLVQPRSDLPMVEHEIKCITQYSGLSREQIHSVSPFYTTITNSLLKNVDAVIIGGSDTSVLDNFPWSNSIIELIQQIAAVKMPLFGSCWGHQMVAKVFGGEVISDVSRKEMGSIEVHLTPQGKEDLLFSKLPTKFTAQSGHKDHVVKLPNNIEPLAYSVLSPYQAIKVIDCPIYGVQFHADMDKLELKERLEFYQYDYVDNKEFENICNSLQESPEAVTVISGFLEKVVLAK; from the coding sequence ATGGCTAAAAAACAACTTGATGAAATATCTGTTTTGCTAGTTCAACCTCGTTCAGATTTGCCAATGGTTGAACATGAAATAAAATGTATTACCCAATATAGCGGTTTATCAAGAGAACAAATACATTCAGTTAGCCCTTTTTATACAACAATAACCAACTCTTTATTAAAAAATGTTGACGCAGTAATTATTGGAGGGTCTGATACATCTGTACTTGATAATTTTCCCTGGTCTAACTCCATTATTGAGTTGATTCAACAGATTGCAGCGGTTAAAATGCCCCTGTTTGGATCTTGTTGGGGACATCAGATGGTAGCTAAAGTATTTGGGGGAGAGGTAATTTCTGATGTTTCACGCAAAGAGATGGGATCAATAGAAGTCCATTTAACCCCTCAAGGAAAAGAAGATCTACTTTTTAGTAAGCTACCAACAAAATTTACGGCTCAATCCGGTCATAAAGATCATGTAGTTAAGTTACCAAATAATATTGAGCCATTAGCTTATTCTGTGCTATCGCCTTACCAAGCAATAAAAGTGATAGATTGTCCTATTTATGGTGTACAGTTTCATGCTGATATGGACAAACTAGAACTAAAAGAACGCCTAGAATTTTATCAATATGATTATGTTGATAATAAAGAATTTGAAAACATTTGTAATAGTCTTCAAGAAAGCCCTGAAGCAGTAACTGTAATAAGCGGTTTTCTTGAAAAAGTGGTTTTAGCAAAATAA
- a CDS encoding B12-binding domain-containing radical SAM protein — MGSPKIVLTASSTEASEFKHSIWQQMLSATIPYKFSHIFIDPASMINDSWPDGRAKYVPNGLRMVETLLLRDYDESDVVTCYTENLEKFVGPETKVVAIHAHNPLGISYATDVYSKLAGDNFMPLNAHEFMEIVTHPIIKKYRPKIVVGGPGAWQLEKADRLDEFNIDYLIDGEVELVLNDMFRKIIVGDPTLPRIIKVPKNMQPSVEDIPVVRHRSTFGVVEITRGCGRGCQFCSPATKVGRSFPLEHIMNSVRANVDEGATEVMLTSEDMFLYEQLPNFTTNAPALEKLFKSVLSVKGLETIQLSHITLAPVVKDPSIIERLSPLCVPYSHLKHHESTDPNKCIVDPIIGLETGSPRLFDTYMKGKAYPYKAHQWRDVVVKGMEILNRQNWYPFNTFIIGLPGETDEDTKLSLDMLYDLRDSKGMYVPTWFVPLENTRMQKKESVKLIEMTDLQWEFFFTCWKYNIEFYRGGTFSRYKFSLGVPLYYKMLGRKLFGEGMKYPLWRFAGFPERFLRKKLYLDFSGHKRNRNGMKPFDREIIPGYETVKGLNMVDASQLGVKKRLSNPAEVIS, encoded by the coding sequence GTGGGTTCACCTAAGATTGTTTTGACGGCTTCGTCTACTGAAGCTAGTGAATTTAAGCATAGTATTTGGCAACAAATGCTTTCCGCCACAATCCCTTATAAATTTAGTCATATATTTATTGATCCTGCCTCAATGATTAATGATTCTTGGCCTGATGGACGTGCAAAATATGTTCCTAATGGCTTACGTATGGTTGAGACATTGCTTCTTAGGGATTATGACGAAAGCGATGTTGTAACTTGTTATACAGAAAATTTAGAAAAATTTGTTGGGCCAGAAACAAAAGTAGTAGCTATTCATGCACATAATCCTTTGGGTATTTCTTATGCTACGGATGTTTACTCAAAATTAGCTGGAGATAATTTCATGCCGTTAAACGCGCATGAATTTATGGAAATAGTTACTCACCCAATAATTAAAAAATATCGTCCAAAAATCGTAGTTGGTGGGCCCGGAGCTTGGCAATTAGAAAAAGCAGACCGTTTGGATGAATTTAATATAGATTATTTAATTGATGGTGAAGTGGAACTTGTTCTAAATGATATGTTTAGAAAGATTATTGTTGGAGATCCTACACTACCACGCATCATCAAAGTACCAAAAAACATGCAGCCTTCTGTAGAAGATATTCCAGTAGTTCGTCATCGCTCAACTTTTGGTGTAGTAGAAATTACTAGAGGATGTGGACGTGGTTGTCAATTTTGCTCTCCAGCAACAAAAGTAGGACGTTCTTTTCCCTTAGAACATATTATGAATAGCGTTCGTGCTAATGTTGATGAAGGTGCAACAGAAGTTATGTTGACTTCAGAAGACATGTTTTTATACGAACAGTTACCTAATTTTACTACTAATGCCCCTGCATTAGAAAAGCTTTTTAAGAGCGTGCTTTCTGTTAAAGGGCTAGAAACCATTCAGCTTTCACATATTACCCTTGCACCAGTAGTAAAAGATCCTAGTATTATTGAAAGGTTATCTCCTTTATGTGTTCCTTATTCGCATCTTAAACATCATGAATCTACGGATCCAAATAAATGTATAGTTGATCCAATTATTGGGCTTGAAACAGGTAGTCCAAGGCTTTTTGATACCTATATGAAGGGGAAGGCTTACCCTTACAAAGCTCATCAATGGAGAGATGTTGTAGTAAAGGGAATGGAGATACTTAACCGTCAAAATTGGTATCCATTTAATACTTTTATTATTGGACTACCTGGAGAAACGGACGAGGACACCAAGCTATCTTTAGATATGCTTTATGATTTGCGGGACTCCAAAGGAATGTATGTTCCTACATGGTTTGTTCCACTAGAAAACACTCGCATGCAAAAGAAAGAAAGTGTTAAACTCATTGAAATGACAGACCTGCAATGGGAATTTTTCTTTACTTGTTGGAAATACAATATTGAATTTTATCGCGGAGGCACATTTTCACGCTATAAATTCTCCTTAGGTGTACCGCTTTATTACAAGATGTTAGGCCGCAAGTTATTTGGTGAGGGGATGAAATACCCATTATGGAGATTTGCTGGATTTCCAGAGAGGTTTTTGCGCAAGAAATTGTACTTAGATTTTTCTGGTCATAAGCGTAATCGTAATGGAATGAAACCTTTTGACAGAGAGATTATTCCCGGCTATGAGACCGTAAAGGGCTTGAATATGGTTGATGCTAGCCAGCTTGGAGTGAAAAAGAGGCTCTCCAATCCGGCAGAAGTCATTAGTTAA
- a CDS encoding Uma2 family endonuclease — protein sequence MHLPTEAELPCNEDNFVRNYHESPQSSLITDCLSPLLQKRHPNGDFSVGHDVGIYWRLPKEGESPQRGAVCPDWFYVPGVSQMVEGERRMKRSYVMWYELISPLIVLEFVSGNGSEERDYTTYKGKFWIYEQAVKAVFYGIAEINPTNFELYHLVDGRYQLVQANERGHFPIEALGIEFGIWSGVYRTYHLDWLRVWDLQGNLLPTGDELALGERQRAEEERQRAEEERRRAEKAEDQIKILAEKLEKLKAMGIDVDGI from the coding sequence ATGCACTTGCCAACAGAAGCAGAACTACCATGTAATGAGGATAATTTTGTGAGAAATTACCATGAAAGCCCGCAAAGTTCTTTAATAACAGATTGTTTAAGCCCATTATTACAAAAGCGTCATCCTAATGGAGATTTTTCTGTAGGACATGATGTTGGGATATATTGGAGATTGCCTAAAGAAGGAGAATCTCCACAAAGAGGAGCAGTTTGCCCAGATTGGTTTTATGTTCCAGGTGTTTCTCAAATGGTTGAAGGTGAAAGGAGGATGAAGCGTAGCTATGTTATGTGGTATGAACTTATTTCTCCTCTTATTGTTTTAGAATTTGTTAGCGGAAATGGAAGTGAAGAACGAGATTATACCACTTACAAAGGTAAATTCTGGATCTATGAGCAAGCTGTTAAAGCTGTATTTTATGGTATTGCTGAAATTAACCCTACTAATTTTGAGCTTTATCACTTAGTGGATGGTCGTTATCAATTAGTCCAAGCTAATGAGCGAGGACATTTTCCTATAGAAGCTTTGGGCATAGAATTTGGAATTTGGTCAGGTGTTTATCGTACCTACCATTTAGACTGGCTTAGAGTTTGGGATTTACAAGGCAATTTACTTCCTACAGGTGATGAGCTAGCTTTAGGAGAACGCCAACGAGCAGAAGAAGAACGCCAACGAGCAGAAGAAGAACGCCGACGTGCTGAGAAAGCAGAAGATCAAATAAAAATATTGGCTGAGAAGTTGGAAAAGTTAAAAGCTATGGGTATAGATGTTGATGGTATATAG
- a CDS encoding RNA polymerase sigma factor, with translation MTTQTVNLGSLDSFLPAAKEAVTESFEDLYTNHYRRVYSLCLRMTSNVADAEDLAHDVFLQVQRKLASFRGDSAFTTWLHRITVNQVLMHFRKKSVRSELTTEDGEMPEQVEPLTIKTQTTPMIDHLALAAAIEKLPPGYRKIFLLHDVDGYEHEEIAKLLGISAGTSKSQLHKARMRLRSLLNKRNEPQEIETDELLEF, from the coding sequence ATGACTACACAAACTGTTAACTTAGGTTCTTTAGATAGTTTTTTACCCGCAGCCAAGGAAGCTGTAACAGAATCGTTTGAAGATTTATATACCAACCATTACCGACGTGTTTATAGCCTCTGCTTAAGAATGACTTCAAATGTTGCAGATGCTGAAGATTTAGCCCACGATGTTTTTTTACAAGTACAAAGAAAATTAGCTAGCTTTCGTGGAGATTCAGCTTTTACAACTTGGCTACATCGCATTACCGTTAACCAAGTGCTTATGCACTTTCGCAAAAAATCTGTTAGATCTGAACTAACTACTGAAGATGGTGAAATGCCCGAACAAGTCGAACCACTTACAATAAAAACCCAAACTACTCCAATGATAGACCATTTAGCCTTAGCCGCAGCGATTGAAAAACTTCCTCCAGGGTATCGCAAAATATTTTTACTTCATGATGTTGATGGTTACGAGCATGAAGAAATTGCTAAATTATTAGGTATTAGTGCGGGTACTTCTAAATCACAACTACACAAGGCCCGTATGAGACTACGTTCTCTCTTAAACAAACGCAACGAGCCTCAAGAAATAGAAACAGACGAATTATTAGAGTTCTAA
- a CDS encoding cyanophycinase: protein MTKKSIAKSGVLMAIGGAEDKFEEKFILNRFFEFSGSKKARIAILPTASQDERTGPAYHKIFTDFGAQSVEALSLFHHEDAYEKEAIEILDHSTAIFLTGGDQNKILSVLSETPALEAIERAHLRGAVIGGTSAGAAALSDPMIAGGSRGSLARSGMAKVAPGLGLAKSIIVDQHFHQRERLGRLLYAVMLNPHLVGVGVDEDTAAIIYPDDKIDVIGRGTVTVVDARKVNMFNPASVPDKSPLVFSNIALHTLTHGCKLSIKTASLILERRKKRSSN, encoded by the coding sequence ATGACAAAAAAATCTATTGCTAAATCCGGCGTTTTAATGGCAATTGGTGGAGCCGAAGATAAATTTGAAGAAAAATTTATCTTAAATCGCTTTTTTGAGTTTAGTGGTAGCAAAAAAGCCCGTATTGCTATTTTGCCCACAGCATCACAAGATGAGCGCACTGGCCCAGCTTACCATAAAATTTTTACTGATTTTGGTGCGCAAAGTGTTGAAGCCCTTTCACTTTTTCATCATGAAGACGCTTATGAAAAAGAAGCTATTGAAATTCTCGACCATTCAACAGCAATTTTTCTAACTGGCGGGGATCAAAATAAAATCCTTTCTGTACTCTCAGAAACTCCAGCACTTGAAGCTATTGAAAGAGCGCATTTGCGCGGGGCTGTTATTGGTGGAACTTCTGCTGGTGCTGCTGCTTTATCCGACCCAATGATTGCTGGTGGAAGCCGTGGCAGTTTAGCACGTTCAGGAATGGCTAAAGTAGCACCTGGGCTAGGGTTAGCCAAATCAATAATTGTTGATCAACACTTTCATCAACGTGAGAGACTAGGAAGACTACTTTATGCAGTAATGCTAAACCCCCATTTGGTAGGAGTAGGAGTAGATGAAGACACAGCAGCAATTATTTATCCTGATGACAAAATAGATGTAATTGGACGTGGGACAGTAACAGTTGTTGACGCAAGAAAAGTTAATATGTTTAACCCTGCTAGTGTGCCAGATAAAAGCCCACTAGTTTTTTCCAATATTGCATTACACACTCTAACACATGGCTGTAAATTGTCTATCAAAACAGCTTCCCTTATTTTAGAAAGACGTAAAAAGAGGAGTTCAAACTAA
- a CDS encoding pentapeptide repeat-containing protein: protein MADYSREEVLEKIKKGESLERADLRDIALNQANLEGANLRRADLEGVNLEESNLKRCNLSSANLRDAYLVRTDLEGANLQKADLEGANLEGAILQSADLSRANLEGATFEGAKLKGARLNYAQLELANLGGAILESAQLTNADLRETYLGGAKLIKADLQYAKMEKVNLEESDLTEANLKEANLRGAYSEGVNLARAILEGANLENASLARANFVDADLRHSNLKNAKLTGAKLTGAKLAGIDINPEQLAEVVADWVDFSAEANGQTKVKGPEIVQYYKRLKSGEPAIAAVAAPVAAPVATTSQDQAKRFFGRGDVLRNATLEFGEKSLVEIESRFEKCSITLGNDAQLTIGPNGVLNGCNITGSGEIIIHGCFSESGSSPSIVGTKRLIVGKNGSVFGTLQQPPELTEFGFERGCTLRLKIIKSK from the coding sequence ATGGCTGATTATTCGAGAGAGGAAGTTTTAGAAAAAATTAAAAAAGGTGAGAGTCTTGAAAGAGCAGATTTACGTGATATTGCACTTAATCAAGCTAATTTAGAAGGGGCTAATTTACGGCGTGCAGATTTAGAAGGGGTTAATTTAGAAGAAAGTAACCTTAAACGCTGTAATCTTTCTAGTGCTAATCTACGAGACGCATACTTAGTGCGTACTGATTTAGAAGGGGCTAACCTACAAAAAGCTGATTTAGAAGGAGCTAACCTAGAAGGAGCAATACTTCAATCTGCTGATTTAAGTAGAGCTAACCTAGAGGGAGCGACTTTTGAAGGGGCAAAATTAAAAGGAGCGCGTCTTAATTATGCTCAACTAGAACTAGCTAATCTAGGAGGAGCAATTTTAGAATCTGCTCAGTTAACTAACGCAGATTTACGCGAGACTTATTTAGGTGGAGCCAAATTAATTAAAGCCGATCTGCAATATGCAAAAATGGAAAAGGTTAACTTAGAAGAATCTGATTTAACAGAAGCTAACCTAAAAGAAGCTAATTTGCGAGGTGCTTATAGTGAAGGGGTAAATTTAGCTAGAGCAATTTTAGAAGGAGCTAATTTAGAAAACGCTTCTTTAGCTAGAGCTAATTTTGTAGATGCAGACCTACGCCATTCTAACTTGAAAAATGCTAAACTTACTGGTGCTAAATTAACAGGTGCCAAACTTGCTGGAATAGATATAAACCCTGAACAATTAGCAGAAGTTGTAGCAGATTGGGTTGATTTCTCTGCTGAAGCTAATGGTCAAACCAAAGTAAAAGGCCCTGAAATAGTTCAATATTATAAACGTCTTAAGAGTGGAGAACCTGCCATTGCTGCTGTCGCGGCACCTGTTGCGGCACCTGTCGCCACTACTTCTCAAGACCAAGCAAAACGCTTTTTTGGTAGAGGTGATGTCCTTCGTAATGCAACATTAGAGTTCGGTGAAAAATCTTTAGTAGAAATTGAAAGTAGATTTGAAAAATGCTCAATTACATTAGGCAATGATGCTCAGTTGACTATCGGGCCCAATGGAGTATTAAACGGTTGTAACATTACTGGTTCTGGAGAAATAATCATTCATGGTTGCTTTTCTGAAAGTGGTTCTTCTCCTAGTATTGTTGGTACTAAACGACTAATTGTTGGTAAGAATGGTTCAGTGTTTGGGACATTACAACAGCCTCCTGAACTAACTGAATTTGGTTTTGAACGTGGTTGTACTTTGAGATTAAAGATTATTAAATCAAAATAG
- a CDS encoding LD-carboxypeptidase has protein sequence MKKVLLPPMLKTGDKIGIIAPAGIVKQENVNKGIAQLKKLGFEVKYSSSLFEQTRYTAGSIKRRVAEFEEMLEDKSVKAIFAARGGYGSMHLLEYLDKLENFDPTQPKIVMGYSDITALLIGLYQKYSWVTFHGPMINKDFAEGLYDKRSFTKLLTRPLPAGPVDSQTTQILVPGTARGRLLGGCMSLIVSLLGTPWELDTTGAILFLEDINEKPYRLDRMITQLKLAGKLQNVRAIIFGEMVACQVEATANYSLTDLLTDLTKDLNIPVVFGLRAGHSDIGNLTLAFGVEVSLNERGILSFNEPAVVL, from the coding sequence ATGAAAAAAGTTTTACTACCTCCAATGCTTAAAACTGGCGATAAAATAGGAATTATTGCTCCAGCAGGAATAGTTAAGCAAGAAAATGTTAATAAAGGTATAGCACAGTTAAAAAAGTTAGGGTTTGAAGTAAAGTATTCATCTTCGCTTTTTGAGCAAACACGCTACACAGCCGGAAGCATTAAACGACGTGTGGCGGAATTTGAAGAAATGCTTGAAGATAAGAGTGTAAAAGCTATTTTTGCTGCTCGTGGTGGTTATGGTTCTATGCACTTGCTTGAGTATTTAGACAAACTGGAAAATTTTGATCCAACCCAACCTAAAATTGTAATGGGCTATAGTGATATTACAGCATTGCTTATTGGGTTATATCAAAAATATTCTTGGGTAACTTTTCATGGGCCGATGATAAATAAAGATTTTGCTGAGGGTCTTTATGATAAGCGTTCTTTTACTAAATTATTAACTCGTCCGCTACCTGCTGGGCCCGTTGACAGTCAAACAACACAAATTTTAGTGCCAGGGACGGCTAGAGGACGGCTTTTAGGTGGTTGTATGTCTTTAATTGTTTCTTTACTTGGCACACCTTGGGAGTTAGATACAACGGGAGCCATACTTTTTTTAGAAGATATTAATGAAAAACCTTACAGATTAGACCGTATGATCACACAGTTAAAGTTAGCTGGAAAATTGCAGAATGTTCGAGCTATTATCTTTGGTGAAATGGTTGCTTGTCAGGTAGAAGCGACAGCTAATTATAGTTTAACAGATCTATTAACTGACTTAACAAAAGACTTAAATATACCTGTTGTTTTTGGGCTAAGAGCCGGACATAGTGATATAGGTAATCTTACATTGGCTTTTGGAGTTGAAGTTTCACTTAATGAGCGTGGTATACTTTCCTTTAATGAACCTGCCGTAGTTTTATAA